In a genomic window of Wyeomyia smithii strain HCP4-BCI-WySm-NY-G18 chromosome 1, ASM2978416v1, whole genome shotgun sequence:
- the LOC129717821 gene encoding uncharacterized protein LOC129717821 has translation MASKRHDNGAVDAPPKKKKSSKFDTMVKELSQANFSKALLTEELAKAQETIRSLQASLSTARSEIEEVNSVEFENDLGPSSTKHHSKHQNDSTGDLSRFVSSMNQMSVASVSEPECKPSVEGEDISKLDFESWLDLLMNSLLLAGITDEATQQIVFKVKAGQKLLEIYRSTESPGDAPNQETHPFSNAMFRLKKYFASISDVMLQRRRLTLMSQKPDESDLAFIRRVGIAANQCEYSEGKRFEKILNTVAKQANHKEVRIAALKMMSRKASLADLIDKVREIETIRLNEEYVAKKQAISATTVASINAVRTATGPLQYGANRSGCIVKSFTQRNSFRGTRGQRPFRGGNAWRRSNSQIPERCTRCNSVYHSAERCFAIEMTCHNCGGKGHLARACTLPLAAGANWQTNYRKTDDNSLEVAVIGA, from the exons ATGGCCTCCAAGCGTCACGACAATGGCGCAGTTGACGCTCCCCCTAA GAAAAAGAAAAGTTCTAAGTTCGATACAATGGTAAAAGAACTGTCGCAGGCAAATTTCTCAAAAGCCTTACTTACGGAAGAGTTAGCTAAAGCTCAAGAAACTATCCGCTCTCTTCAAGCCAGTCTGTCTACCGCAAGAAGCGAGATCGAAGAAGTCAACAGTGTGGAGTTTGAGAATGACCTCGGGCCCAGCAGCACGAAACATCACTCTAAGCACCAAAACGATTCTACAGGCGATTTGTCCCGGTTTGTCTCATCCATGAATCAAATGTCAGTGGCATCTGTTAGTGAACCAGAGTGCAAACCAAGCGTTGAAGGCGAAGATATTTCGAAATTAGATTTTGAGTCTTGGTTGGACTTACTAATGAACTCGTTATTACTAGCTGGCATTACGGATGAGGCAACGCAACAAATCGTATTCAAAGTAAAAGCCGGGCAGAAACTCCTAGAAATATATAGATCTACAGAGTCACCCGGTGATGCTCCCAATCAGGAAACGCATCCTTTCTCTAATGCAATGTTTCGTCTAAAGAAGTACTTTGCTTCCATCTCAGATGTGATGCTTCAGCGCAGAAGACTCACTCTTATGTCACAGAAGCCGGATGAATCCGACCTGGCATTTATAAGAAGAGTAGGGATAGCGGCAAACCAATGTGAATATTCAGAAGGGAAGCGGTTTGAAAAGATATTGAACACGGTAGCCAAACAAGCGAACCATAAGGAGGTGAGAATTGCAGCATTGAAAATGATGAGCCGTAAAGCATCTCTAGCTGACCTAATTGACAAAGTTCGCGAAATAGAAACAATACGCCTTAACGAAGAATATGTCGCAAAAAAGCAAGCAATCTCTGCTACAACGGTGGCATCGATAAATGCAGTTCGAACTGCCACCGGACCATTACAATATGGTGCCAATCGCTCAGGCTGCATAGTTAAAAGTTTTACACAAAGAAATAGCTTTAGAGGAACACGCGGACAGCGACCATTTCGAGGTGGCAACGCTTGGCGAAGATCGAACTCTCAGATCCCGGAACGTTGCACTCGGTGCAATAGTGTTTATCACTCTGCGGAAAGATGCTTTGCAATTGAGATGACTTGTCATAATTGCGGTGGCAAGGGTCATCTTGCGAGAGCCTGTACCTTACCGTTGGCCGCGGGGGCTAACTGGCAGACAAATTATCGAAAAACAGACGATAATTCGCTGGAAGTGGCAGTGATCGGCGCTTAA